From the Nostoc sp. PCC 7107 genome, the window GACAATCAGTGAAAGTCCTAGCTTGAGCTACACAGGGCGTTATATTGTTTATTTAACTAGCGACCAAGGTAGACCAGTGATAGCTCTTTACGATCGCGCTACCCAACAATCACAAGTCATGACTCCTGTCTATCGTGGCTGGGTACGAAATCCGGGTATTAGCCCTGATGGACGTTATGTTGTTTTTGAAACGGCCAGCCGTGGTCAATGGGATATTGAAGTTTTAGACCGTGGCCCTAATGTTGAATTAGATATTCCCAATGGTGCTACTGTGAATGCGCCGAATTAAAGTGTGAAGTATGAAGTATGAAGTGTAAAATTTTGTCCTTTGGTAGCTCACTTTTTGACAAATGACTATTGACCAATGACCAATCGCCCTATTTTTATACCGATATTTGCTTGCTGTAGTTTACTAACTGGCTGTTTTGGTTATCCCCGGTTGGTGAGTTATCCGTTTGATCCGGGAGGACAGAGTATTAATAGTTTGGCTTCGGAATTAAATCCGCAAACTTCGGGGAGATATATTGTGTTTAGTAGCGATCGCCGGGGTAGCCAAGATGTTTATATGTTTGATACCCTGACGCGTAATTTAATTGATTTACCAGGTTTAAATGCTTTAGATACGATCGCCTCTCATCCTAGCGTTTCGGAAGATGGTCGTTATGTTGTGTTTGCGGCTAGTCGTCAGGGGCGATCGGCTATTTTTGTTTATGACCGCGAAACTCGCCAATCGCGCAATTTAACTAATAATTTGCAAGCAGAAGTTCGTAATCCCACTATTAGCGCTGATGGTAGTCGGATTGCTTTTGAATCAACTAATAACGGGCAGTGGGATATTTTAGTTTATGACCGTTTTGGGCGACCATTAGATATACCCCAAGACCCTAGATAAAGTCTGAAGTCTGAAGTTTCAGCCTTTAGACTTCAGACTTTGTTTGTTGTACTGCTTCGATAAGCGATCGCACTTGTTCAGTGCCTTCAGATGGTTCAAAAGATAAGGGGAATTTACCTTTGGCGATCATTCTTAATCCCAGAGGAGCAAGACTAAGTAATCCTCTTAAATCACGGAAATAATTACCAACTACTTGTAAACCAAATTGGCGTTCGTCAATCCAACCCCCTTCTTTTACCAACTCGACTAAAACTTTACGGTGACGAATGGAACGGGTATCAGCTTTTTGTTTGTGTGAAAGAATTTCTTGTTTAATTTTGGTGATTTGTTCTAGGGGTGCTACTTCCATTGGACAAACTGAATCGCAATATAAACAACGAGTACAACCCCACACTCCTTTAGTACCTTCGTTGTAATTTTCTAAGCGATTTTCTGTGGTGCTATCACGAGAATCTGCAACCATACGATACGCTTTAGCTAAAGCATGAGGGCCGACAAAATCAGGATTAACTTCACGGGCATTGCATTCAGAATAACAAGCACCGCACATGATACAGTTACCAGTTTGATCGAGGAGCGATCGCTCTTGGGGTGTTTGTAAAAATTCTCGTTCTGGGATTTGTCGTGCTGCTGTACTTATATAGGGAGTAACTCCCTCCAAATTATCCCAAAAACTGCTCATATCTACTACTAAATCTTTAATCACAGGCATATTACCCAAAGGTGCAACCGTGATTTCTAAATGAGGATTTGCGGTATTTGTCAACGATTGTATTTGTTGTAATCTCGCAATTTCGCTGCCAACGTTTTCTTTGCAAGCTAAGGCTGAACGCCCATTGATTCGCATCGCACAGCTGCCACAAATGGTATTGCGACAATTTTTGCGAAATGCTAATGTGCCATCCTGCTCCCATTTAATTCGATTTAAACAGTCAAGGATTGTATTACCAGGTTCTACCTCTAGAGGGTAAGTTTGCACAACAGGCGCAGAATTTTGTTGCTGCCGAATAATCTTAAAAATAACTTCCATTGCCACCAACCAAAGTCTTAAAATTGCTTTACCAGCCTCAAAAATTATAAGTAAAGGCTAGTAGGTGCGAAAATTGAGCTATACTCTTGTTGCTCTTAATTCAATGCCTAGTGTTAAAAGGCTGATGAGTCAAGAGCCACTGATTCTAGTTTAAGGATAACCATTAAAATTTTAGTTGTATTAGCACCATGTCCGAGATTTATGTTAAGCTCTAAGCCCTACTCCTAAATAGGCGATCGCAGCTTGTTGTTCACCTTACCTGTTTGGAAGTTAAAAACAAAAAATTTTTGGGGAGATTAACTCCAGTTAATTATCTACATAACGAAAATATTCCCATTTAATACACTTCATCTGCTTAATACATCTTTATATCAATAAAGCCCATAGCTCAAATCTACTTATTGCAGAAATCAGGGAAATAATCACCAAAGGTTGATTTTTTTGGTGATAGGGAAGTGTTAAAGCTAATAATAAACCGATGAATTTTTCTAAAAGTGAGGCAGCAATACGTATGATAGCTAATAAACTCGCATAAAAATCCTGACTGCTTGTTACCTCGTTAAGCTAAATGATTTAGATAAAAGTTTGTCTGGAAATTAAATTCAAACTTAAACAATTATTTTGCTATTATTAGTCCATGCTAGTATTTAATATAAAATTACGAAGCAACAAAACTAGTCTTAATCGTCGTACAAGCGCGATGACCACTACTTTGTTTTTTCGTAACATAGAGACATAAAATTTTCTGTCTCTATATCTCGGACAAAAGGTGTATGTCCAAGAGAGCATATTCAAATACTATGCTGTCTTAAGCTTAAGAGGAAGAACGGTTGAAACCTACAAATCAAGAGCAATAAAGGCAAGCACTGAAAGTGGAAAACCTGCAATTTATTGGGTCTACTTCTGATTGAGAGTAGAAACAACCTCATTTGTAAAGGTGGCTTAAAGTTACACCGCTACAGTAGCGCCAAAAGAAAAAATCATTTCGTTTTCAATGGCGAATCATGGTTAAAAGTGCCGTAAAATCACCAAAATAAATGCCTGTGACAACCTTAACCTTAAATCTGTTGCAGGTAAATATCATAAATAGGCGCTTGTGGCTCTTATATCAGTAGCAATTTAACCCTTCCTTAAAATTTTGAGCATCTTTTTGCGGATACTCAAAAGTTAAATACTGGCATTAGACTACATAGTTTATCAGTTTGGAGAGAGTAAGGATAATTTGAGCGTAATGACAGAAACTGCAACTGCACCATTAACTGGAAAAGCACTGCTTGCTAAGGTAAAAGAACTTTCTAATTTACCCAGAAGAGAGAGAGCAAAACAGTGTGGCTATTACACTGTTACTAAGAATAATCAGGTGCGCGTCAATCTAACTGATTTTTATGACGCTTTA encodes:
- a CDS encoding TolB family protein, with the protein product MNKFTPTLWLQRPIHWSLIFGLISLLVSCGTGEIPLGPTSLNSRYTEEQPTLSGNGRFLAFVSNRNGSHQLLVYDLQQQIFVRTPGLNRSETISESPSLSYTGRYIVYLTSDQGRPVIALYDRATQQSQVMTPVYRGWVRNPGISPDGRYVVFETASRGQWDIEVLDRGPNVELDIPNGATVNAPN
- a CDS encoding TolB family protein — protein: MTNRPIFIPIFACCSLLTGCFGYPRLVSYPFDPGGQSINSLASELNPQTSGRYIVFSSDRRGSQDVYMFDTLTRNLIDLPGLNALDTIASHPSVSEDGRYVVFAASRQGRSAIFVYDRETRQSRNLTNNLQAEVRNPTISADGSRIAFESTNNGQWDILVYDRFGRPLDIPQDPR
- a CDS encoding succinate dehydrogenase/fumarate reductase iron-sulfur subunit, which gives rise to MEVIFKIIRQQQNSAPVVQTYPLEVEPGNTILDCLNRIKWEQDGTLAFRKNCRNTICGSCAMRINGRSALACKENVGSEIARLQQIQSLTNTANPHLEITVAPLGNMPVIKDLVVDMSSFWDNLEGVTPYISTAARQIPEREFLQTPQERSLLDQTGNCIMCGACYSECNAREVNPDFVGPHALAKAYRMVADSRDSTTENRLENYNEGTKGVWGCTRCLYCDSVCPMEVAPLEQITKIKQEILSHKQKADTRSIRHRKVLVELVKEGGWIDERQFGLQVVGNYFRDLRGLLSLAPLGLRMIAKGKFPLSFEPSEGTEQVRSLIEAVQQTKSEV